A single bacterium DNA region contains:
- a CDS encoding tetratricopeptide repeat protein, translating into MRRLATILPVALMLVLLSGCMSRTERLFQRAEMFLSQGQPELAGAEYYRLAVKYPRSSFAPNALYKLAYLYREEYDDPPKAIQTYRVLAERYPDCAYADEAWLWILQIQGAQLKDIAGMRQTRDIIRQRFADDERVCATAQVEFARALLNAGQLSAAEAEARAVTAGYPRQERQCAASLLVLARILEKRGGKQSDQAVRAYEQIVSRYPDTPSAVEAKRAIGWLYYGLRGQQMKAEQQAKARLARVIGNIPPVSAESSPRLKPMACLSSLLGAQGVTAPPEALLVACGAAFDFWFEADQPDAPRLRLPRNALSDATEQYGFSVNVSAVASAEASFAGLSGAIAAGHPAMVPVTSGGNWWIVAGYKPAEDLVYVLGPGQRAPRAMARTEFLSRWARSAAGHARCVTGPYFQLSLGGRTAAPDPSAVVRAMARRAGENRSSVASGYEALTNALATRAADATDAQRSQLRTWAEHRLPEILAERQAIARFLANAAAAVPDLSETLQSAAQGYGEVAGLGQQLRERVLALTAPTAAEAAADQAWPEAAALARQMQEAEERALQQVASLAR; encoded by the coding sequence GCGTTGATGTTGGTGCTCCTGAGCGGCTGCATGAGCCGCACCGAGCGCCTGTTCCAGCGCGCCGAGATGTTCCTGAGCCAGGGGCAGCCCGAGCTGGCCGGCGCGGAGTACTATCGCCTGGCGGTCAAGTACCCCCGCTCCAGCTTCGCGCCCAATGCCCTCTATAAGCTCGCCTACCTGTACCGCGAGGAGTATGACGACCCGCCGAAGGCCATCCAGACTTACCGGGTGCTGGCAGAGCGTTACCCCGACTGCGCCTATGCCGACGAGGCGTGGCTGTGGATCCTGCAGATCCAGGGCGCGCAGCTCAAGGACATCGCGGGGATGCGCCAGACGCGCGACATCATTCGCCAGCGTTTCGCGGATGACGAGCGCGTGTGCGCCACGGCACAGGTGGAGTTCGCGCGGGCGCTGCTGAATGCCGGCCAACTCAGCGCCGCCGAGGCCGAGGCACGGGCCGTGACGGCGGGCTACCCGCGCCAGGAGCGGCAGTGCGCGGCCTCGCTGCTGGTCCTGGCCCGCATCCTGGAGAAGCGGGGCGGCAAGCAGTCCGACCAGGCGGTGCGCGCCTATGAGCAGATCGTCAGCCGCTACCCCGACACCCCCAGCGCCGTCGAGGCCAAACGGGCCATCGGCTGGCTGTACTACGGGCTGCGCGGGCAGCAGATGAAGGCCGAGCAGCAAGCCAAGGCGCGGCTGGCGCGCGTGATCGGCAACATCCCGCCGGTGTCGGCCGAGAGCAGCCCGCGCTTGAAGCCCATGGCGTGCCTGAGCAGCCTCCTGGGCGCGCAGGGCGTGACCGCCCCGCCGGAGGCCTTGCTGGTTGCCTGCGGCGCCGCCTTCGACTTCTGGTTCGAGGCCGACCAGCCTGATGCGCCCCGGCTGCGCCTGCCACGCAATGCACTCAGCGACGCCACCGAGCAGTATGGCTTCAGCGTCAATGTCAGCGCCGTCGCCTCGGCGGAGGCGAGCTTCGCGGGCCTGAGCGGGGCCATCGCGGCCGGGCATCCGGCCATGGTGCCGGTGACGAGCGGGGGGAACTGGTGGATCGTCGCCGGATACAAACCGGCCGAGGATCTTGTTTATGTTCTTGGTCCCGGACAACGGGCACCGCGAGCGATGGCCCGCACTGAGTTCCTCAGCCGCTGGGCGCGGAGCGCAGCCGGCCATGCGCGTTGCGTGACCGGGCCATACTTCCAGCTTTCCCTCGGCGGTCGGACTGCCGCCCCCGACCCGTCGGCCGTCGTCCGGGCCATGGCGCGGCGCGCCGGCGAGAACCGGTCGAGTGTGGCCAGTGGCTACGAGGCGTTGACCAACGCCCTGGCGACGCGGGCGGCGGACGCCACTGACGCCCAGCGCAGTCAACTGCGCACGTGGGCTGAGCATCGCCTGCCCGAGATCCTGGCCGAGCGCCAGGCTATCGCCCGCTTCCTGGCGAACGCAGCCGCCGCCGTGCCGGACTTGAGCGAGACGCTGCAGAGCGCCGCGCAGGGCTATGGTGAGGTGGCGGGGCTGGGCCAGCAGTTGCGCGAGCGGGTCCTGGCGCTGACGGCGCCGACCGCCGCCGAGGCCGCCGCGGACCAGGCCTGGCCCGAGGCCGCGGCCCTGGCCCGGCAGATGCAGGAAGCAGAGGAGCGCGCGCTGCAGCAGGTGGCGTCCCTGGCCCGCTAG